The Candidatus Margulisiibacteriota bacterium nucleotide sequence TCTTGCAGAAGTTAAAGCCGAGGCAGATCGAATTGTTGTTAAAAGTGCAGGTGATGTTATCCCAATTTCTTCAGAGGTTAATTGTGGCGAATCAGGATTGTGCGCGAGGATGTTCGCTCCAATAATTGCACTATCTGGCAGAGAAGTAACGTTGCGGGTAGAAGGTTCACTTCAAAAACGACCATTAGGGATGGTGCAGGATGCGCTTTTATATTTAGGCGTTGATTGTGACACACAACAAGGTTTTGCCCCAATGGTGATTAAAGGCCCAATAGAACCTTCTGAGCTTGAGGTTGATGGTTCTATCAGTTCCCAGTTATTAACTGGACTTTTGATTGCCTTGACTAAAGCAGAAGGGGTTTCTGTTGTTAAGGTAGATAGCTTAAAAAGCAAACCATATATTGATATGACGCTAGACATTATTAATTTTTTTGGTGGCAAAGTGGAGAATAATAATTATGAAGTTTTTACGGTTCACGGTGAACAGATTTTTCCTGCTAAGAAATACCGTGCTGAAGGTGATTGGAGTGCAGCTGCATTTTTATTAGTTGCGGGTGCTGTCAGTGGATACATAGAGCTTTCTGGTATGAGTTTTGATTCTAAACAAGCGGATATGGCTATAGTTGATGTGCTTAAAATGGTAGGAGCTGATGTTTTGGTTGATGCTGACAGTATTCTTGTAAACAGGAGTGAACTTAAGGCCTTTGAGTTTGATGCCACCGATTGTCCTGATTTATTTCCTCCTCTCGTAGTTTTAGCAGCTAATTGTGTTGGTCAATCCAAGATTCATGGAACATCTAGGCTTAAGCATAAAGAAAGCGATAGAGGGAAAGTTCTAATTGAAGAGTTTTCCAAGCTAGGGGTTGAGGTTGTTATAGACGATAACA carries:
- the aroA gene encoding 3-phosphoshikimate 1-carboxyvinyltransferase, whose amino-acid sequence is LAEVKAEADRIVVKSAGDVIPISSEVNCGESGLCARMFAPIIALSGREVTLRVEGSLQKRPLGMVQDALLYLGVDCDTQQGFAPMVIKGPIEPSELEVDGSISSQLLTGLLIALTKAEGVSVVKVDSLKSKPYIDMTLDIINFFGGKVENNNYEVFTVHGEQIFPAKKYRAEGDWSAAAFLLVAGAVSGYIELSGMSFDSKQADMAIVDVLKMVGADVLVDADSILVNRSELKAFEFDATDCPDLFPPLVVLAANCVGQSKIHGTSRLKHKESDRGKVLIEEFSKLGVEVVIDDNTMIVKGGKIKGGKVFSHEDHRIAMATAIAGLNADKPVIIEGTQCVSKSYPEFFEDLKDLGGNVQ